The nucleotide sequence GGTCCGATCCCACCTCACTGCTGCGCCAGACCGCCCCGCAGCGAGTGATTCCCGCGCTGGACGGCTTGTTCACCCGCGGGGTGTTGCTGCCCGATACCGAGATCAGCCTGTGGCGGTTGCTGATTGGCCTGCTGGTGGCGGCGGTGATCGGCATCCCCGCCGGGTTGCTGGTGGGGATGAGCACCGCCGCCGAGCGGGCGGCGGCACCGATCGTGCAGTTCCTGCGGATGATCTCGCCACTGTCGTGGACCCCGATCGCGTTGGCGCTGTTCGGAATCGGCAATCAACCGGTGATATTTCTGATCGCGGCCGCTGCCGTCTGGCCGGTCATGCTCAACACCGCGGCCGGGGTGCACGCGATCGAGCCCGGATACCTCGACGTGGCCCGGTCCTTTCATGCCACCCGGATCGAACTGCTGACCGCCGTTGTCGTACCGGCCGTGCGCGGCCACATCCAGACCGGTCTGCGGTTGGCCTTGGGTATCGCC is from Mycobacterium conspicuum and encodes:
- a CDS encoding ABC transporter permease — protein: MLRGWLAPLLAAAASIGLWWLATTVWSDPTSLLRQTAPQRVIPALDGLFTRGVLLPDTEISLWRLLIGLLVAAVIGIPAGLLVGMSTAAERAAAPIVQFLRMISPLSWTPIALALFGIGNQPVIFLIAAAAVWPVMLNTAAGVHAIEPGYLDVARSFHATRIELLTAVVVPAVRGHIQTGLRLALGIAWVVLVPAEMLGVRSGLGYQILNARDQLAYDQVVAVIVVIGVLGAALDFVARRTLAPRRA